A genomic region of Pseudopipra pipra isolate bDixPip1 chromosome W, bDixPip1.hap1, whole genome shotgun sequence contains the following coding sequences:
- the LOC135406095 gene encoding olfactory receptor 6F1-like, which translates to MFLSRQDELKFSMGAANETAVTEFILEGFPGLDQSLQLFLSVILLLMYLTTVTGNATIIFLVCVDHHLQTPMYFFISNLAFLEIWFTSSTSIKLFAILSSDQKTISLSSCFAQSYFYFALGCTEFVLLVVMSFDRWVAICHPLHYAATMEPQLCLCLVVAAWLIGFTLLSYRLLFLSQLSFCGSNRIPHFLCDNSPLFKLSCSDTSLLWKIDSVFLSCVVLGSFCLTLAFYMCILFCILQLPAASGRKKAFTTCSSHLITLSIVYGSCIALYMCPSADVSLKTNRIVALLNTVLYPFLNPFIYSLRNKAVILALNKSIASTITKLFP; encoded by the coding sequence AGTTACTGAGTTCATCCTAGAGGGTTTCCCAGGGCTTGATCAAAGCCTGCAGCTGTTTCTCTCTGTGATCCTTCTGCTCATGTACCTGACAACAGTGACAGGGAATGCAACCATCATTTTCCTCGTGTGTGTGGATCACCACCTGCAAACCCCCATGTACTTTTTCATTAGCAACCTGGCGTTCCTGGAAATCTGGTTTACATCCTCCACCAGCATTAAATTGTTTGCCATCCTGAGTTCTGATCAGAAAAccatctcgctgagcagctgctttgcCCAATCCTATTTCTATTTCGCCCTGGGCTGCACAGAGTTTGTCCTGCTTGTTGTCATGTCCTTTGACCGCTGGGTTGCCATCTGCCACCCCCTGCACTACGCTGCCACCATGGagcctcagctctgcctctgcctggtTGTTGCTGCCTGGCTCATCGGCTTCACCCTCCTGAGCTACCGCCTGCTCTTCCTCTCTCAGCTGTCCTTCTGTGGCTCCAACAGGATCCCCCATTTCCTTTGTGACAACTCCCCCTTATTCAAACTGTCCTGCTCTGACACCAGCCTGCTTTGGAAAATAGACTCTGTTTTCTTATCGTGTGTCGTGTTGGGTTCCTTCTGTTTAACTCTGGCATTTTACATGTGCATCCTTTTCTGTATCCTGCAGCTTCCAGCAGCCTCTGGGAGGAAGAAAGCTTTTACCACCTGCTCTTCCCATCTCATCACCTTATCCATTGTATATGGGAGCTGCATTGCTCTCTACATGTGTCCTTCAGCAGATGTTTCCTTGAAGACCAACAGAATTGTAGCTTTGCTGAACACAGTCCTGTACCCATTCTTAAatcccttcatctacagccttaGGAACAAGGCTGTGATACTGGCACTGAACAAATCCATTGCCAGTACAATAACAAAGCTTTTCCCCTAA